ATCGCTGGTCGTCCTCGCTACGTCTGACGACGGTCGGCACTCACGAGCCCGTGCTCACTTCTTGCGGAACTTCGCCAGGTAGCCCTGGACCTTCTCCTTGTTCTTGGGATCGTTTGCCATCTCCTTGGCCTTGTCGATGGCCTCGCGAGCCTTCGGGCTCTTGGCGAACTCCTGGATTCGAGAGAACAGGGAAGACATGGCTCAAACCCCTCTTCGGCACTGCGTCGGGCACTATGCGCCGACAAGGTCGAGATTACCCAATCGTGCGGTATGTGAACCGTTCTCGTCGCCCGGCGGGTCTGCTGGGGCGCCCGCCGGGCTCCTGACGGGTCCTCGATCGGCTCAGCCGGGCAGCGGCAGCTTGAGCAGGGCGTTCTCCACGAGCTCCGGCATGGCTGGGTGGATCCAGTACTGATCGCGCGCCATCCGTCGCACGTCCAGACCGAAGCTCATCGCCTGGATCAGCGGCTGGATCAGTGTCGAGGCCTGCGGACCGATGATGTGTGCGCCCAGCAGCCTGCCGTCGTCGGGGTCGGCGATCAGCTTGCAGAAGCCCGTGGTGTCCTCCATCGCCCAGCCGTAGGCGATGTCCGCGTAGTCCTGGGTCGCGGTGACGTAGCGGAGTCCCCGGATCTTCGCCTCCTGCTCACTGACCCCCACCGACGCGACCTGCGGAGCGGAGAACACCGCGTGCGGCACAAAGCGGTGATCGGAGGCCCTCGGCGCCTCGGGGTGCAGCAGGTTGTGCTGGACGATCCTCGTCTCGTGGTTGGCGACGTGCTTGAGCTGGTACTCCGAGCTGAGGTCGCCCAGCGCCCAGATCCCCTCGACGTCGGTGCGCTGGTACTCGTCCACCACCACCCGGCCGTCCGGGTGGGTCCGCACCCCGGTGCGGTCCAGGCGCAGCAGATCGGAGTTGGGCACGCGGCCTGCCGCGACCAGCAGGACCTCGCCCTCGGCACAGGTGGCGCCGCCGGGACCCTGGGAGTGCACGCGGACGAGGTCGCCCTGCCGCTCCACGCTGGTGATCGTCTGATCGAACCGCACGTCCCACCGGTCCGCGGCCAGCTCCGAGAACCGTCGGGAGACGTCGAGGTCCTCGTGCCGCAGCAGGGCCCCCGACCTGGTGACCATCGTGATCTCGACGCCGAAGGAGCCGAACACGTGTGCCAGTTCGGCGGCGATGAACCCGCCGCCCAGGATCACCATCCGCTCCGGAAGCTTCTCCAGCCGCATGATCGTGTCGCTGGTGTGGGCGCCGACCTCGGCCATCCCCGGCACCGCCGGGATGACCGGCCTGCTGCCCGCCGCCAGCACGAACCGATCGGCGGTGATCGTCTGCTCCTCGGCACCCCGACCGGTGACGGTCAGCGTCTTGTCGCCGACGAACCGGCCGGTGCCCTCGAACACGGTCACGTTCGGGCTGCCCTCGATCCGATACCGCCTGCCGCCCTGCGCGATCGGGTCGATGCGGCCGAAGATCCGGTCGCGCACGTCGGGCCAGCGCACGCCCTGCAACTCGGAGTCCACGCCCAGCGCGGCCGAGGCGGCGGGCGTGCCCGCCAGTTCGGCGGTGTGCACGAACATCTTCGTGGGGATGCAGCCCACGTTCAGGCAGGTGCCGCCGAAGGTGCCGCGCTCGATCAGCGCGACGTTCCAGTCGGCGAATCGGTCATCCACGATCGAGTTGCCCGATCCGGTGCCCACGATGGCAAGGTCGAAGTGCTGCACGCCGTCATCTCCACTGTTCGTGTGTCCGTGTCGTCTGAGCCGATGGTGGCCGGGTCGTCGTCCGCCGAGAGGCGCTACGCCCTGGTGTTCTGGGGTCGATCATGTTCGGAGCCGCCGCCGCGCCGCGACGACGCCGTGGTGCCGGACTGCCGCTGCGGCTCGGCCGCCGCACCCTCGCCTGTCTGGTCGTCCTCGTCGGTCTCCGGCGTCGCCGAGCCGGCAGGCCCGTCTCGGCCGACTCGGACGTCCACCGCGTGCAACCCGCTGAGCATTCCGCTGATTCCCCGCCGGTCGGCGGTCAGCAGCAGCGACACTGCGTGCAGACCGGCCAATGCCACCGCTGCCCAGACCGCAGGCGCCCACCAGATCAACGCGGCCGTCTGGAGCACTCCGAAGGCGCCGAACCCGCTGATCCACCAGACCACGGCGCGCAGCGCAGCGGCTCGACCGCCGTCCACACTGGTCAGACGCAGCAGCACGATCTGCTGCCCCGGCGTGGCCCGGCGAACCACGAGGCTGGTGCCGATCAGTGCCGCGGGCAGGCCCCACTGTGCCACCGCGTGGATCCACGGCAGCCCGTCCTCCGCGGCACCCCCGGTGCCGACCGCCGCCGTGACGATCAACAGGGCGACGTTTCCGGAGAGCCACATCACCAGCAGGTCGCAGGCCATCCCGAGCAGCCTGCGACTCGCGGTCACCGGCCTGGGCACGCCCGGCGCCGCTCCGGTGCGCTGGCCGGGCACCAGCCGCAGCAGCGGGGCGAGGACCGCCCCCACCACCGCGCCCAGTCCGTTGGCCGCCAGGTCGTCGACGTCGAACAGCCGGTAGGGGCACGGGTAGAGGAACCAGATCCCGGTGAGCTGGGTGAACTCGATGAACAGGGTCGCGGCGGCCCCGATCGCGATCGTGGCGAGGAAGCCTCGCCGGAACATGTGCCGGACGAACATGCCCATCGGCACGAACAGCGCGATGTTCATCGCGAACTGCTGGAACGCCGAGTCGACCAGCAACGAGCGGACGCCGCCGGAGCCGAAGGTCGCGGGCAGTCCGGAGAGGCTGGCAAGCGGGGTCAACTGCGGGCGCACCCAGGAGTAGGCCTCGCAGAAGCCGGGCCCGACGGGCGGGATCGGGATCAGCACATAGGCCAGCAGGCCCAGGATGTAACAGAGGAAGGCGAAGGCGATCAGCGCGTGGCCTAAGCCGAGCTGGCCCCGACGACGGTACTGCCGCGCCACGTAGGGCAGGAAGGCCAGCGCCGCGACGACGATCGCCAGGGTCAGCGCCACGAATCCGGGCAGGACACGGATGCTCACGGTGGAAGTTGCTCCTGTGCTGGAAGTGGGGCGGTGCCCTGACGACGCCACGGCGGCCTCACGGGGAGGTCGACTCGGACGCGGGAAGGCCTGGGGGGACGGCCTGCTCGTGGTGCGATCACGCGCAGCGGGACGGCTCGGTGGAACGGGTGGCGCACGCCGGGATGGTCTGCTCGGCGGTGGAGCGGGCCGTCCCCGACAGGGTCGGAGCAGTCGAGATCAGACCCGGCGGGGGTCGGGTCCCGACCCGAGGCGGGAGCGGGGAACCAGACGAGCCTGCCTGCCCCGGAGACTGCGGCAGGCTCGGTGCGGACACCTCAGTGGGAGAAGACCGGAGCGATGATCGCCCTGGCGAGGGTGTGGAAGACGAGGTTGAAGCTGACCACCGTCAGGCTGGTGTCCGCGTCGACGTCGATGGCGGGCACGTCCATCGCGTGCACGACGAAGTAATACCGGTGCGGGTGGTCGCCCTGCGGGGGAGCGGCGCCTGCGTAGTCCCTGGTACCGAGGTCGTTGCGCACGGCGAACGCCGCGCCGGGCAGTGCTGCCCCTGCCGCGCCCGCACCGGCCGCCAGCGTCGTCGTCGTGGCCGGGAGGTTCACGACCCCCCAGTGCCAGAAGCCGGCAGGAGTCGGCGCGTCCGGATCGAAGCAGGTGACGGTGAAGCCCTGGGTCTCGGCGGGGAACCCCGACCAGCTCAGCGCGGGCGAGACGTCCTCGCCGCCCGCTCCCGCAGAGATGTGCCGGGCGGGCAGCTGCTCCCCGTGGACGACGTCGTCACTGGTCACGGTGAAGGACGCCACCGAGGGAAGCAGGGTGTAGGGGTCGGGCGCGATCGGCCGGTCCAGGCTCATCGGACTCCTCAAGCGTCGTCGAGATCGTCGGTCTTCGCCGACGACCCTAGCGGCGCCTGCGCCTGCCGCCGCCGCCCGTTCGGTCGGTGCGTGCCGAGGCAGGCGGCCGCTCGCCGCGACGTCGCTTGTCGACGTGGCCCGGCCGACCCGACGGGCGGGTCAGGTCCGCCGAGCGGGACCCTCGCCGTGTTCCGGCTCGGCCGACGGCGTCGGACGTCGTCTGTCCAGCGGTTCTGCCGACCGAAGGTGCTCTCGCCGTGCCGGGGGGTGTCGGCGCGTCGACCCCGCAGTGGAGACCCTGCCGAGGGAGGCGACTCCCTCTGCCGAGGGAGGCAGGCGGGTGCTCGGGCGCGGGAGCCTGACCTCGACGTCGAGTACCACGCCGACCTCGTCGGCGCCGATCCAAGGGAGTTCCGATGCCCCGTTCGACTCCGCAGGCCGCACCCGCCCCGCCGAGCGCGGCGCCTGCGCCGAAGCCGATCGATGCAAGACCGCCGTCCGCCCGCCCGCTGCAGCTGGCCAGGGCGGCGCTCGTCGTCTGCCTGGCGCTGCTCGTTCTTGGTCTGCTGCCCGCGCCCGGCGACGTGCTCACCGCTGCCACCGGCGTGCCTGCCTGGTTCGCCCCGATCGGCGCGGGACTCGGGATGATCGCCGCCGCGCTGCTCGGCGGGTCGAGGACGTGCCGACATCCCGCGTCGATCGTGCTGGGCGTACTGGCCGGGGCGGCCCTGATCTGGGTCTCGACCGGGCTGCTCATCCAGGTCTTCGGCATCCCGGTCCTGGTGTTGTTCGGCGGTGAACTGCCATACGAACTGCTCCCGATGGCCGTGCGCGTGCTGGCCGCCACCGCCGTCGCACTTCTCGCCGCGAGCATCCTGAGCGGTCGGGTCTTCACCGTCCCAGGACCGCACGGCTCGTGGTTCGGCGTGGTCTCACTGGTCCTGGTGCTGGTCTACCCGGCGATCAAGACGGCATGGGCACTCGGCAGCGAGTTCGGCGTCACCGGTGAGCCGGTCGCGCACGGCTTCGACGCGGGATGGATTCCGGCGATCTTCGCCCTGTTCGGCGCGGTGCTCGTCCTCGCATTGACCTTCGATCGGGCTCGGTTCCTGCCCCGCTGGATGCTGCTGGCCGCAGGCTGGTTCGGATCCGGCGCCCTGATCACCGTCATCCCGGTGGTCCTGGCACCCGCCCAGTCGGCGGACTCCGGTGATCTGGCGCCGTGGGTCTTCACCCTCTTCTACGGCAGCTGGGCACTGCTCGGCCCGACGCTGGGCGCCACCACCTGGGTCTATCAGCTCCGCAGCCGCCGGACCGCAGGCCCCGTCCACGTCGCCGAGCCCGCTCCGCCGTCGCTACCGTGAGCCTGCCATGACCGTTCTGCCGCGCTTCCTGCGCTCGATGCGCCGCGTGCCCGTCCTCCGCCGGGCGTTCGACGCGGCCTTCTATCGCCGCTGGGCACACCTTGTCCTCGGCGGTGCCCTGCTGATGCCGTTCGTGGCGTTGACGGGCGTCGCCGTGGAGTTGCTCGCGCGACGGACGACCGAGGAACTGCCCGTCCTGCTCACGGCCACCCTGGCGGCCCTGCCGCTGGTGGCGCTCGTCGGGCTGCTGTCGCCCGTGCGGGAGTTGTCGGCGAGCGCGGCCAGGGCGTTGCTGGGCGGCCCGCTCATCGAGCAGGAGTTCGCACGGACCGGCGGCAGGCAGGCGCGGCGTCGCACGAGCCTATGGTTCGTGCTGCACCTGTTGATCGGCGGGGTGATCAGCGCGCTCACCCTGGCGCTGCCGCCTGCGACAGCCCTCGGGCTGGCCGCGCCATGGCTGCCGGATCTCCAACTGCCCGCAGGCTGGGGTGTCGGTGCCGAGGACGTCCGACGCTGGTGGCTGGTTCTCGGCGCGGTCCTGCTGCTGCTCGGTCTGTTCGCGGCGGTGGCCTCGGCAGGCGCCCTGCTGAGTCGGGCGGCAGGCGTGCTGCTCGGTCCGACGCCGGACGAGCGTCGTGCAGCCGCGCATCGGCAGCTCGTGCGTCGCGCGGAACGGCACCGGCTGGCGAGGGAGCTGCACGACTCGGTCGGCCATGCGCTGAGCGTGGTCAGCATCCAGGCGGGGGCGGCCCGACACACTGCGGCCACCGACGTCGCGTTCGCCGTGACCGCGATGCGGGCCGTCGAGACGGCGGCGCGGGAGGCTCAGACCGATCTGGATCACGTCCTTGGTCTGCTGCGCGACGACGACACGGCCGCTCGTCTCGCGACGCCGCTGCTGTCCGAGGTACACGCCGTCGTGGACGCCGCCCGCGCAGCGGGGACCGAGGTCGAGCTGGTGGTGTCCGGTTCCCTCGACGAGCCCGACGCCGAGATGTCGCGGGAGGCCTACCGGATCGTGCAGGAGTGCCTC
The Actinoalloteichus fjordicus DNA segment above includes these coding regions:
- a CDS encoding mycothione reductase; translation: MQHFDLAIVGTGSGNSIVDDRFADWNVALIERGTFGGTCLNVGCIPTKMFVHTAELAGTPAASAALGVDSELQGVRWPDVRDRIFGRIDPIAQGGRRYRIEGSPNVTVFEGTGRFVGDKTLTVTGRGAEEQTITADRFVLAAGSRPVIPAVPGMAEVGAHTSDTIMRLEKLPERMVILGGGFIAAELAHVFGSFGVEITMVTRSGALLRHEDLDVSRRFSELAADRWDVRFDQTITSVERQGDLVRVHSQGPGGATCAEGEVLLVAAGRVPNSDLLRLDRTGVRTHPDGRVVVDEYQRTDVEGIWALGDLSSEYQLKHVANHETRIVQHNLLHPEAPRASDHRFVPHAVFSAPQVASVGVSEQEAKIRGLRYVTATQDYADIAYGWAMEDTTGFCKLIADPDDGRLLGAHIIGPQASTLIQPLIQAMSFGLDVRRMARDQYWIHPAMPELVENALLKLPLPG
- a CDS encoding VanZ family protein gives rise to the protein MSIRVLPGFVALTLAIVVAALAFLPYVARQYRRRGQLGLGHALIAFAFLCYILGLLAYVLIPIPPVGPGFCEAYSWVRPQLTPLASLSGLPATFGSGGVRSLLVDSAFQQFAMNIALFVPMGMFVRHMFRRGFLATIAIGAAATLFIEFTQLTGIWFLYPCPYRLFDVDDLAANGLGAVVGAVLAPLLRLVPGQRTGAAPGVPRPVTASRRLLGMACDLLVMWLSGNVALLIVTAAVGTGGAAEDGLPWIHAVAQWGLPAALIGTSLVVRRATPGQQIVLLRLTSVDGGRAAALRAVVWWISGFGAFGVLQTAALIWWAPAVWAAVALAGLHAVSLLLTADRRGISGMLSGLHAVDVRVGRDGPAGSATPETDEDDQTGEGAAAEPQRQSGTTASSRRGGGSEHDRPQNTRA
- a CDS encoding YbhB/YbcL family Raf kinase inhibitor-like protein, giving the protein MSLDRPIAPDPYTLLPSVASFTVTSDDVVHGEQLPARHISAGAGGEDVSPALSWSGFPAETQGFTVTCFDPDAPTPAGFWHWGVVNLPATTTTLAAGAGAAGAALPGAAFAVRNDLGTRDYAGAAPPQGDHPHRYYFVVHAMDVPAIDVDADTSLTVVSFNLVFHTLARAIIAPVFSH
- a CDS encoding sensor histidine kinase, whose translation is MTVLPRFLRSMRRVPVLRRAFDAAFYRRWAHLVLGGALLMPFVALTGVAVELLARRTTEELPVLLTATLAALPLVALVGLLSPVRELSASAARALLGGPLIEQEFARTGGRQARRRTSLWFVLHLLIGGVISALTLALPPATALGLAAPWLPDLQLPAGWGVGAEDVRRWWLVLGAVLLLLGLFAAVASAGALLSRAAGVLLGPTPDERRAAAHRQLVRRAERHRLARELHDSVGHALSVVSIQAGAARHTAATDVAFAVTAMRAVETAAREAQTDLDHVLGLLRDDDTAARLATPLLSEVHAVVDAARAAGTEVELVVSGSLDEPDAEMSREAYRIVQECLTNCLRHAPGCPVRLSLDMRAGELLISVGNPLPAADTRSRPGPSGGRGLRGVRERVASLGGRVETGAVDGRWAVTARLPSARTGGR